In Candidatus Sulfotelmatobacter sp., the genomic stretch GGGGTGCGGGCGATCCCGGTCGCGCGCCCGGCTCGAGCACGCGCCATCGCGATCGCGTTCGCGGCCGTGCTTCTGCTGGCGTCGGCGGCGCGAGACATCGCGTGCTTCCGACACTATTTCATCGAGTATCAGATCCAGGACCTCGCGACCCCGTGGTTCACGCAGGTCGACAAGGGGAAGCTCTGATCTTCGCGGTCGCGAGCGCCTCGATCGGAACGCCGCGCGCCGAGCGGTCGATGAGCCGCTCGAGCCGGCGCTCGCGTCGCCCTACTTGCGGCCCTCGATCAGCGCGGTCGGGACGGTGAGCGCGAGCTCGCCGCGGCGGGCGGCAACCGCATTGAGGTTGGCTTCGAGCTTCGCCATCGACTCCGCGACCGTGCCGTCGCGGAGGATCGCCTTCCACGCCGGCATGAAGCCCATGCGGATGAAGGCGTGGCGGAGCAGCGCGGTGCCGTCGGCGAAGCGCATGCGAAATCCGGAGCGCACGAAGTCGTGGATTCGAAAGCCGGCGCTCACGAGCCGCGCGCTCACCGATTCCACCGTGCCGCGATGGGCGATGTGCTGCTCGAGGCCGGCGACGCGATCGTGCTGGCCGAGTTCGACCAGCGTGGCGCGAAGGACTTCGTAGAACTCGGCCATGTGGCCGGAGAGATTGGTGGTGAGGACGAGGCTCGCGCCGGGCTTCGCCACGCGATGGCAGACCCGCAGCACGTGATCGGCGTTCTCGAAATTGTTGATGCCCAGATTGGAGACGATCAGGTCCACGGATTCGCCGGGTAGATCGAGCGTGGCG encodes the following:
- a CDS encoding class I SAM-dependent methyltransferase; its protein translation is MKHLDDIDIQTEEFAEFYDELPLWSAPFGLAMLDRVPIRAGQTILDVGAGSGFLSIELAQRCGPGTRVIAVDPWAPVARRLRRRLARLGLAGVEVVDRDAATLDLPGESVDLIVSNLGINNFENADHVLRVCHRVAKPGASLVLTTNLSGHMAEFYEVLRATLVELGQHDRVAGLEQHIAHRGTVESVSARLVSAGFRIHDFVRSGFRMRFADGTALLRHAFIRMGFMPAWKAILRDGTVAESMAKLEANLNAVAARRGELALTVPTALIEGRK